A portion of the Channa argus isolate prfri chromosome 19, Channa argus male v1.0, whole genome shotgun sequence genome contains these proteins:
- the trdmt1 gene encoding tRNA (cytosine(38)-C(5))-methyltransferase isoform X1: MGSLRVLELYSGIGGMHYALKESGIPAEVVAAVDINTTANQIYRHNFPDTPLWNKTIEGISLDDFNKLSFDMILMSPPCQPFTRIGLQGDIRDSRTKSFLYILNLLPRLYKLPRYILLENVKGFESSTARELLVKMLKECGYTFEEIMVSPTSVGIPNSRLRYFLIAKISTAHFSSQKILDTFPHPTESDSPEQPIVLSASHPGTCGPEEKIQADPVLYKLETTVEVQRKMKQNNDQSLRMIQDFLEPEMEVNMELFLLPPKTLQRYALILDIVRPTCRRSTCFTKGYGRYVEGTGSVLQCCMDTEVHHIYNGLDQCSEAEKLEQLSKLKLRYFTPREVSNLMGFPQTFSFPEEIPIKQLYKVLGNSLNVMVVARLLQLLVS, encoded by the exons ATGGGGAGCCTGAGGGTGCTCGAGCTTTACAGCGGGATCGGTGGGATGCATTATGCATTAAAAG AGAGTGGCATACCTGCCGAGGTAGTGGCTGCTGTGGACATAAACACTACAGCCAATCAGATCTACAGGCACAATTTCCCTGACACGCCCCTCTGGAACAAGACTATTGAG ggCATATCACTAGATGACTTCAATAAGTTATCGTTTGATATGATTCTGATGAGCCCTCCGTGCCAGCCTTTCACCAG GATAGGACTTCAGGGTGACATTCGTGACTCCAGAACCAAAAGCTTCCTCTACATCCTCAATCTCCTACCAAG GCTTTACAAGCTGCCCCGTTACATCCTGCTGGAGAATGTGAAAGGCTTTGAGAGCTCTACTGCCAG GGAACTTTTGGTGAAAATGCTGAAAGAATGTGGATACACCTTTGAGGAGATCATGGTCTCACCCACTAGT GTTGGGATCCCGAATTCAAGACTGCGTTATTTTCTGATTGCCAAGATTTCAACAGCACACTTCAGCTCCCAGAAG attttagatacCTTCCCACATCCCACTGAGAGCGATTCGCCTGAGCAGCCCATAGTCCTAAGTGCTTCCCACCCAGGTACCTGCGGGCCAGAAGAGAAAATTCAAGCAGATCCTGTACTTTATAAGCTAGAGACAACTGTGGAAGTTCAGAGGAAGATGAAGCAGAACAACGACCAGTCTCTCAGGATGATCCAGGACTTCTTGGAACCAGAGATGGAAGTAAACATGGAACTCTTCCTGCTTCCTCCTAAAACACTGCAGAGATATGCTCTGATCTTGGACATTGTTAGGCCCACATGCAGGAGGTCAACCTGCTTTACCAAAGG CTATGGACGATATGTGGAGGGCACAGGCTCAGTACTGCAGTGCTGCATGGATACAGAG gTGCATCATATCTATAACGGTCTGGATCAGTGCTCTGAAGCTGAGAAACTTGAGCAGCTGTCAAAATTAAAGCTCCGTTATTTTACTCCAAGAGAAGTTTCCAACCTCATGGGATTCCCTCAAACCTTCT cCTTTCCAGAGGAGATCCCAATAAAGCAGCTTTACAAAGTTCTAGGAAACAGCCTCAATGTCATGGTGGTGGCCAGACTCCTGCAGCTACTGGTCAGCTAG
- the trdmt1 gene encoding tRNA (cytosine(38)-C(5))-methyltransferase isoform X2 → MILMSPPCQPFTRIGLQGDIRDSRTKSFLYILNLLPRLYKLPRYILLENVKGFESSTARELLVKMLKECGYTFEEIMVSPTSVGIPNSRLRYFLIAKISTAHFSSQKILDTFPHPTESDSPEQPIVLSASHPGTCGPEEKIQADPVLYKLETTVEVQRKMKQNNDQSLRMIQDFLEPEMEVNMELFLLPPKTLQRYALILDIVRPTCRRSTCFTKGYGRYVEGTGSVLQCCMDTEVHHIYNGLDQCSEAEKLEQLSKLKLRYFTPREVSNLMGFPQTFSFPEEIPIKQLYKVLGNSLNVMVVARLLQLLVS, encoded by the exons ATGATTCTGATGAGCCCTCCGTGCCAGCCTTTCACCAG GATAGGACTTCAGGGTGACATTCGTGACTCCAGAACCAAAAGCTTCCTCTACATCCTCAATCTCCTACCAAG GCTTTACAAGCTGCCCCGTTACATCCTGCTGGAGAATGTGAAAGGCTTTGAGAGCTCTACTGCCAG GGAACTTTTGGTGAAAATGCTGAAAGAATGTGGATACACCTTTGAGGAGATCATGGTCTCACCCACTAGT GTTGGGATCCCGAATTCAAGACTGCGTTATTTTCTGATTGCCAAGATTTCAACAGCACACTTCAGCTCCCAGAAG attttagatacCTTCCCACATCCCACTGAGAGCGATTCGCCTGAGCAGCCCATAGTCCTAAGTGCTTCCCACCCAGGTACCTGCGGGCCAGAAGAGAAAATTCAAGCAGATCCTGTACTTTATAAGCTAGAGACAACTGTGGAAGTTCAGAGGAAGATGAAGCAGAACAACGACCAGTCTCTCAGGATGATCCAGGACTTCTTGGAACCAGAGATGGAAGTAAACATGGAACTCTTCCTGCTTCCTCCTAAAACACTGCAGAGATATGCTCTGATCTTGGACATTGTTAGGCCCACATGCAGGAGGTCAACCTGCTTTACCAAAGG CTATGGACGATATGTGGAGGGCACAGGCTCAGTACTGCAGTGCTGCATGGATACAGAG gTGCATCATATCTATAACGGTCTGGATCAGTGCTCTGAAGCTGAGAAACTTGAGCAGCTGTCAAAATTAAAGCTCCGTTATTTTACTCCAAGAGAAGTTTCCAACCTCATGGGATTCCCTCAAACCTTCT cCTTTCCAGAGGAGATCCCAATAAAGCAGCTTTACAAAGTTCTAGGAAACAGCCTCAATGTCATGGTGGTGGCCAGACTCCTGCAGCTACTGGTCAGCTAG